Proteins from a genomic interval of Stenotrophomonas maltophilia R551-3:
- a CDS encoding NUDIX hydrolase, which produces MSQRNTEAPRVVYEGKYQRMLVRGTWEYSERTHAGGLAAIIIAVTPEDKVLFVEQFRVPLQAPTIEMPAGLVGDIDAGESIEVSAVRELEEETGWTADHAEVLMIGPTSSGASAEKIAFVRATGLRRIGEGGGDDSEDITVHEIPRAQAAAWLVQKMGEGYELDAKLWAGLWMIEHHLDGRPRG; this is translated from the coding sequence ATGAGCCAGCGCAACACCGAAGCCCCGCGTGTCGTCTACGAAGGCAAGTACCAGCGCATGCTGGTGCGCGGCACCTGGGAATACAGCGAACGCACCCATGCTGGCGGCCTGGCGGCGATCATCATCGCCGTCACCCCCGAGGACAAGGTGCTGTTCGTCGAACAGTTCCGCGTGCCGCTGCAGGCCCCCACCATCGAAATGCCGGCCGGCCTGGTTGGCGACATCGATGCCGGCGAGTCGATCGAAGTCTCGGCCGTGCGCGAACTGGAAGAAGAGACCGGCTGGACCGCCGATCACGCCGAAGTGCTGATGATCGGCCCGACCTCCTCCGGCGCGAGCGCCGAGAAGATCGCCTTCGTCCGTGCCACCGGCCTGCGCCGGATCGGCGAAGGTGGCGGCGACGACAGCGAGGACATCACCGTGCACGAAATTCCGCGCGCACAAGCGGCGGCGTGGCTGGTGCAGAAGATGGGCGAAGGCTACGAGCTGGATGCCAAGCTGTGGGCCGGACTGTGGATGATCGAGCATCACCTGGACGGGCGCCCGCGTGGCTGA